The following is a genomic window from Neoarius graeffei isolate fNeoGra1 chromosome 16, fNeoGra1.pri, whole genome shotgun sequence.
TGATATTTTGTTATCAAACAGCTGCTCAAAcaagggcaacaatcagccagttAAAAAGAtcagtgctgagtttcccaaaagcatcgtagcacaaagatcatcgttaaatggtcgagtgagcagcacaatgaacactctccccccatagttaagatgctcttagtgttaagaggcttttgggaaacccaacaCAGATCATTTTCAGTGTACTGGATTTTCAAATCCTTTCCCTGGACATTGGCAGGATACTTGCATTGTTGCTTACATTTTAGTTGCATACACTTTGATTTATTTCACAAATTGCTTTCATAAGAATATCATTACAGTAATAGACTCCAGCAACTTCTCTGTCATGGAGCATTGTATAGCAGCTATAGAGTTTATGGAGAATGTAGactgaataaataaagccaaaagccaaagtccttcccatgccaagtGGCGCATAgagcggcaccgatctccgtttccatagccctcggcctctcgcctagggttacagtggggggctagtcctctggtaaccgcaagagttggactccccactcacatctgtattgcagcgtgccttgccagacagcagtaggtaccatttttatgacggtctttggtatgacccgaccgtgagtcgaACTcaggatctcccgatcgagaggcggacatgataACCACTAGGCCATTTGCCAGgtgaataaataaaggcttcaGTATTAACTTTTCAAAGAGGTACTTTTTTAGCTAAGAGTCATCAATCAGAGCTTTACGACTGGCATACTTTACAGAGACTGGTTGTGATCTTATCCCCTGACCACAATTCCCACTGTCCTGTTTTAAGAACAGTAATAAAATTCAAAGCAGATGCataaagaaagtgcaataaaatgCTGTGTATCATGGGCCAGTCTGAAGGCTGGTCAGGACAGCAGTCAGCTCAGTGGTGCAGCTTAAGCCCACTCCTTACATTCTGCTCTGCTgtggggccacagccaatcagaataAAGCCCTTGTGCCCACTCGATCCTGGAAGAGGTTGGATCACAGTTGGGGACATTGTACTGTACGTGTCCTGTGGCTCACCAACAGCTTCACAATGAGACGTCCGAGTGAGCAGCTCTTTGGCTATAAGTGTGCTGCATCTCTAAACTCTCTGTACATGCTCTTTAGTAAAGGGTTGGGCTCATGGAGAAACCTGAAGAATGCTCTCCACCTAGCAGGAGGAAGGtagaggaaaacacacacacacacacacacacacacacaaagctgaaCTGAAAGAAGGAAAGAGATTCGCTGCACGTTGCTTAGGCAACCACCTACCTGTCTGTAGAGCACGTGACCGATCCTGGCGCTCCACCAATCAGAGTAAAGGACAGGTGCGCCCGTGCTGGTTTCGGAGGAGGAATCAGGTTCGAGTAAAACTATAAATCAGTGCAGTGGAACAGTCCACCACGCACCCTCTCTGCTGCAGTCCGGGGGGTTTCTGTTACAGAGGAATGAACTCGGTTCCGAGAAAAGAACACATCATGGACCATGAAAGCGTCCAGTGGGGTGTGCGTGGCTCCGGAGGATGTGGCGCGCAGGAGAGTGTGTAGTGCGGGGGTTTGTTCAGCAGATGAGGAGCGCATGAGTACCAGGCCCTGGACTTTAGAGCAGCTTGTGTGATCTAGGTGAGTGGCTCAGGCAGGAGATCCAACTCATGTTTCAGCATCAGTCAGTGCCTGGTAAAGCCTCAGGGGAGTCtgacagcaaacaaacaaacacgcgCGCGCATACACACGCATGGAGGCTTTAATCCAGCGCGCGCGTCACTGCAGCAAGCTTGTGAGTTCGAATCTCAGCCAAGCAGCACCAATGAACCTGTTAACCTGCTTTGGATAAAAACGCCTGTTAactgagtgtatgtaaatatagTGTAGTAGCCATCAGGAACAGGGTTGTatggaaatctctctctctctctctctctctcacacacacacacacatcagatgtGTTGTTAAATGATTCCTAATGGCTTAACTCTTTCTGACAGGAGTGTTTTATGCATCTGTTTTCGAGGCCAGATAACATCTAACTCGTAGACCCTTTTATTATTCTATATTTTTACAGATATTAGGGACAGAATGGACTGTTAAACTCACATGCAGCTTTAAGTTATTTTTGATGACTTTGTTTAGTGTAAGTGACTTAGCAGTTGTTCAGGACAGTAGATGTGTATGTATAGTATAATATACCATAGTACAGTATagtataaataaatagatagatagataaatgagTTGTTCCCAAAGTGTGAGCTGCGCCCCCTGGGGAGACACTGGAGTACTGCAGGGGCAGGGAAAAGGAGCAAGGGTGTGAGGAATCAAGTGCACTTTAGTGGAGGAAAAGAGAGACTAAAAATAAAAGAAGGGAATGAAAGCAAACAAGATATAATACGAATGATTACAGTCGACTGGTTATAGTTCAGTATGAGTCAGCCTAAAAGTTTCCAGAGTTGAGGTTTGTCACGGCTTGTATGGCCTACTGGATCGTTCATCTGCCAACAAAGTACATCTGTTTGATTCATTTTCTCTCCCCAGTAACATCATCAAATGGCATTAAGTGTAAATgtaaatctatttttttttattctacagAGATTATAAATGCCTGTCTATACTGTACTACACAATACAATTAGTCGTATCCAAGAAAACTGGGAATGGGAATGTGCTAGAACGGTGGCTTTATGTGCTTTGTAGAGGCCTGAATTGTTTTTAATGAGAAAAGAAGGTCTTGAAAAAAGTTTGGGAATCACCGCATGGCTATACTGCAGTAAAGATTTCACATGGCAGTACCAAGATCAATGCTCTCTTTGTCTATCCaggttttaaaacaaaatgactgaaaagacggcTCCTTGGTGGAGATCCTTCGTCGGAAAGAGGCGGAAGGCGGCCAGGGAATCGGCATCGATCCTGGAGCAGGACCTCGCAGCCCACAGAAGCACCGAATCCAGCCAGCAGCCCATCTCCATTACCACCACTCCGGAGCAGAGAAGCGGCTCAGTGACCAGTTCGCAAGCAGCAGGAGGGCAAGCTGTTCTAGCCGATGACACTTACGACGACTCTGTCGTACAGCCGACGTTCAGCGAGAGCGCCAACCGACGCAACCTGCGCGTGTCACGATCAGGCCGCTTCAAGGAAAAACGACACACGCGTGTGGGCCTGCCAGAACAATATGGAAACACTGAAAGGGAAGAGCCACCGAGCAAAGGCGACATGAACTAATCATGCCTGTCACTGCGATTAATCCCAGATTCTGGACTGGAAGAATACTTTGGTCTgg
Proteins encoded in this region:
- the LOC132900122 gene encoding proline-rich protein 15 is translated as MTEKTAPWWRSFVGKRRKAARESASILEQDLAAHRSTESSQQPISITTTPEQRSGSVTSSQAAGGQAVLADDTYDDSVVQPTFSESANRRNLRVSRSGRFKEKRHTRVGLPEQYGNTEREEPPSKGDMN